In the Xanthobacteraceae bacterium genome, CAGAAACAAGATCATAGAGGATGCACATGCTGCAGGATTGAATGACGACGGGGTAGGACTCGATGTCGGGGGGGCAGGAGCGCGTGCTTACGCGGAGTCCGTAGCTGTCTATTTGGCTTTCTCGATTGATAAATCTGCTGACTATTGGTCAACGATCTGCACATGGCATTCTAGCAAGGAGCTGATCCGCAACACCTTTGGCAGACAAGCTATCCCTATAACGTGGGATTATGTCGAAACGAACGTCTTCTCAGACTCAACGGGAAACGTATCGAGCGGCATTGAATGGGCGCAAAAAGCAATAGTAAATTTCCCTGCAAAACCAGATGGTCATGCGACACAGGCAGATGCCCAACGTCAGAGCATTAGTCTGAGAAAGATTATATCCACCGATCCGCCATACTACGACAACATTGGCTATGCCGATCTTTCGGATTTCTTCTATATTTGGCTTCGTCGGTCGTTGCGGCAGGTTTTCCCCGAACTTTTTGCCACGCTTGCGGTCCCCAAGGCCGAAGAGCTTGTAGCTACTCCCTACCGGCATGGCAGCAAAGAGCGGGCTGAGACGTTTTTCCTCAACGGCATGACGCAAGCGATGCAGCAGCTTTGCGAGCAGGCGCATCCTTCATCACCTGTCACCATCTATTATGCTTTCAAACAATCTGAGACGGAAACCGCCGAAGGCACTTCCAGCACCGGATGGGAAACCTTCTTGGATGCCGTAATCCGGTCCGGCTTTGCCCTCACCGGCACATGGCCTATGCGAACAGAGCTTGAGAATCGGATGATTGGATCGGGAACAAATGCCCTTGCATCCAGCATTGTCTTGGTTTGTCGTGCGCGCCCGGCAGCAGCGGAAACCGTTTCCCGCCGAGCTTTCCTGCGCGAACTGAATCAGGTGCTGCCAGAGGCGCTTGACGAGATGACGCGCGGCTCCGGCGACGACCGTTCACCCGTCGCGCCCGTTGATCTTTCACAGGCCATCATCGGCCCCGGCATGGCGGTATTCTCGAAATACGCCGCCGTGCTGGAGGCGGACGGCACGCCAATGACGGTGCAAACCGCGTTGCGGCTTATCAACCGCTTCCTCGCCGAGGATGATTTCGATCACGACTCCCAATTCTGCCTGCACTGGTTTGAGCAGTACGGCTGGAAGGAAGGCCGCTTCGGCGAGGCCGACACCCTTGCCCGCGCCAAGGGGACGAGCGTTGACGGTGTGAAGCAGTCGGGCGTTCTCTTTGCTGCCGGCGGCGTTGTCCGGCTGCTGAAATGGGCGGAATACCCGACCGACTGGAATCCGCTCGGCGACGAGCGCCTGCCGGTATGGGAGGCCCTGCATCACCTGATCCGCATCTTCAAAGCCGAAGGTGAGAGCGGCGCGGGCAAGGTGCTTGCGGCCGTCGCGGCTAAAGCCGAGGCGACGCGGCAGCTTTCCTATCGCCTCTATACGCTTTGCGAGCGGGCGGGCTGGGCGGAGGATGCCCGCGCCTATAACGAGATCATAACGAGCTGGAGCGCCATCGAGTCCGCCGCCGCAGCGGCACCGAAGGCGCATCAAGGCGAGCTGTTTGGCTGAAGGGGGAGCCAGCGATGAAACCTTGGAGAGAAGTGGCTGTACCCCATCAGGACGTGCTTGAAGGCACGTTCCAGCAATCGGAGTTTGCGGCCGACATCACAGCGGTCAACACCGGCAAGGCCAGCCGCGAATATCAGGATGCCGGCGCGTTCTTCGACCGTACCTTCATCACGGAAGGAATGGCGCTCCTGCTGACGCAGGTTGCGCAGCGCCTCGCTGGTCGGGGCGGTGAGCCGGTCGTGCAGCTTCAGACCGCCTTCGGTGGCGGCAAGACGCATACCATGCTCGCCGTTTATCACCTTGCCACCCGCAAATGCGCCCTGTCCGACCTCGCCGGCATCCCCGCGCTTGTCGATCGGGCGGGCTTGATGGACGTGCCGCAGGCCCGCGTCGCGGTGCTGGACGGCACCGCGCACGCGCCGGGCCAGCCGTGGAAGCGGGGGAGCCAGACGGTCAAGACCCTTTGGGGCGAGATCGCATGGCAGTTCGGCGGTGCTGACGCCTTTGCGCTCGTCGCCGAGGCGGATGCGACCGGCACATCCCCCGGAAAGGACGTGCTGCGCGAGCTTCTGGAGCGCCATGCGCCTTGCGTCGTGCTGATCGACGAGCTGGTCGCCTATATACGGCAATTCCCGGAGTCGCAGGCTATCAGCGGCGGCAGCTACGATTCCAACCTGTCCTTCGTGCAGGCCCTCACCGAAGCCGTGAAGCTGGTGCCGCGCGCCATCGTGCTCGCGTCCTTGCCGGAGTCCGATCTTGAGGCGGGCAGTCAGCGCGGCGTCACGGCGTTGCGCGCCCTCGAAAAGACCTTCGGGCGCGTGCAGGCGCTTTGGAAGCCGGTGGCGACCGAGGAAGCCTTCGAGATCGTACGCCGCCGGCTGTTCGAGCCAGTGCGCGATGAGAAGGCCAGAGAGGCCGTATGCCGTGCCTTCGCCGACGCCTATATCGCCGAGGGCGTGAAGCTGCCGGCCGACACGCAGGAACGGCGCTACTACGAGCGGCTGTTGCACGCCTATCCGATCCACCCGGAGGTGTTCGACCGTCTCTATGAGGACTGGACGACCATCGACGGGTTTCAGCGCACGCGCGGCGTCCTGAAACTCATGGCGAAGGTCATCTACCGGCTATGGAAGGACGACAACAAAGACCTGCTCATCATGCCCGGCAGCCTGCCGCTCCATGACGGAAGCAGCCGCAACGAGCTGACCTACTACCTGCCCGCAGGCTGGGATGCTGTGATCGAGCGCGACATCGACGGCGACCGCGCAGAGACGACCGCTTTGGAGAACAAGGAGCCGCGCTTCGGTCAGTTGGGCGCGGCCCGTCGTATTGCTCGCACGGTCTTCCTCGGCAGCGCCCCGTCTTCGGTCGCGTCCAAGGTGGCTACGCGCGGCCTCGACCGCGCGCATATTGTTCTCGGATGCCTCCAGCCCGGACAGGCAGCATCCGTCTATGCTGATGCGCTCGGCCGGCTCGCCGACAGGCTGCACTACCTCAATTCTTCCGGTGACAAGAGTCAGGACGCAACCCGCTTCTGGTTCGACACCCGCGCCAATCTGCGGCGGGAGATGGAGGATCGGAAGCGCCGGTTTGATGACCGGACGGAAGTACGCGGCAAGATTGCCGAGGCGTTGAAGAAGACGGTCGGCAATGCCACGTCCTTCGACGGCGTACATATCTTCACGCCGCATGGCGATGTACCCGACGATACCGCCCTGCGCTTGCTCGTTCTGCCGCCGGAGACTTGGTATGCCCGCGAGGAAAATCGACTCGCCTTTGAAGCGGTGCTGGAGATCATTGGCAAGAATGGCTCGAAGCCGCGCTATCGCAGCAACCGACTGCTCTTCCTTGCTCCCGATCACGGCGCGCTTTCCCGTCTCAACGACGCAACGCGCGTCGCGCTCGCATGGGGTTCGATTGTCGAGGACGTGAAGGAAGGTCGCCTGAACATCGACCTGTTGCAGAAAAATCAGGCCGAGAAGGAGCTGAAGAGCGCCGAGGACGCGCTGCCGCGCGTGGTCCGCGAGTGCTACAAATGGCTGCTCTGCCCGATGCAGGACGCGCCGGCCGATCCGAAGCCCGGCATCGAGGCGTTCGCCCTGAACACGACCGGCGGCTCTATCGGCGGCGAGATCGAGCGGGTTTGCACCGACAACGAGCTGGTCATCACCACCTGGTCGCCAATCCACCTCCGGGCCAAGCTCAAGGAGCTTTATTGGAAGGGCGGACAGAACGCTGCGAGCGCAGCGGGCTTTTTCGAAGACACCCTGCGCTATCTTTACCTGCCGCGCCTCAAAACGCAGGATGTTCTGGCGCAGGCGATCCGTGCTGGCGCTGCCAGCAAGGACTTTTTCGGCACAGCCTACGGCGAGGTCGATGGCAAGTTCGAGGGCTTCTCCTTTGGTGGCGGCAATGTCGTCTTCGACGACACCTTGCTTCTGATCGAGCCTCAATCAGCTCAAGCCTATGAGGATGCAAACCGGTCAGCACCGTCTCCCGCTGCTCAGGCTGCCGCCACGACCCCGACCGCGAGCGGCGTAGCCGAGGGGCCGAGTGTCTATGTTCCCAATGGCGAGGGCATGTCGCCGGGGCCAGTGACGACCGCGCCTACACCGGCCGCTGCGAAGCCGAAAACCTTCTACGGTTCGGCCGAGGTTCCGCCCGCTACCGCAAAGATGCGTCTTGTGCAGATTGCCGAGGAAATCGTGTCAGTGTTGACATCCGACCCGAACGCAACCGTCCGCCTTGTGGTGGAAATCTCGGCCGAGTTTCCCGACGGGGCCGGCGATGGCGTGAGGCGCGCGGTTTCGGAGAACGCCCGCAGCCTTGGCCTGAAATCGGCCGATTGGGAATGATGGCTACGGGCTATTGTGTGCCCACTTCCAATAGTGGCTACGGCTACCGATAGAGGATTTGCGCGGCGTTGCCGCGCGATGGCGGGCGGCGCTGCGATATGTGGGGTCTCCGCGCCGCCCGCCATCGGTCACGCCCGATCCGGCTGCGGCTGCACTCTGTCGTTCGGGTTTGCCGGACGCTCCATCTCGAAGGCCATCTTTCCGAGTTTCGTCCATGTACCGCGCGCACGTTCGCCGTCCTCGCTGTTGAGCTTTTTCGCCATCCAGATCATCGCGCCGTAGATCATGGCGCGGTCGTCGCTGGTCAGGTCCACGATACCCGCTTTAACGACGAGGCCGCCGAGTTCGATCAGGTGCCGCGTGCGCTTCCGGCGCTCGATCTGCCAGCTTCGCATGTCATGCCGCGCCCGTTGCGCCTGATGCCGGTTGCGCGCCGCCCGATTGCGCTTGAGCGCCGCCAGTGTCGCGGTCAGGCGCTGATGCAGTTCGCCGCGATTTGCTGCGAAAGAACGCCGCGCCACGCTTGGCCCATGTCTCCCGCTTTCCGGTATCGGTGGTTTCCACCAGCGCGACCAACGCCCCGGCCAGTTCGTCGGCGGTGAGGCTGTCCGCTCCGGTGGCGATCACCAATTCGCCAAGCTGCTCCACCTTGCGGGCTTTCAGTTCCCGCGCCTTGTCTTCCAGCGCCTTCAGCTCCGCGTCATAGTCCCGTAGTTTGCGCATGATCGTATCCTTTCCCGGTCGCAAGTGGTTGATGCGGTAAGGATAGTTGCGCGGACGACAGAACGCAGTATTGTTGCCGGGACGGTCTGGCACGGCCCGGTCCCGCCCGAGATTTTTTCGAGGGAGGGCGCGCTTATACGTCGTTCCGACGTGCGCCTGACCGTGCCAATGCTTGATCGCGATGGCGATCTATCATCTTCACGTCAAGGTCATTGGCCGCAAGGCCGGAAGCAGCGCGGTGGCGTCCGCCGCCTACCGCTCGGGCTCGCGCCTGCGTGACGAGCGCATCGACCGCGTGCAGGACTTTTCCAACAAGCGCGGCGTCGTCCATTCCGAGATCATGCTGCCGGAGGCCGCGCCCGAACATCTCGGCGACCGCGAACGGCTATGGAATGATGTCGAGGCCTTCGAGGTCAGGAAGGACGCCCAGCTTGCCCGCGAAGTGGAATTCGCCATTCCGCGCGAGATGACGCAGGCGCAGGGGATCGAACTGGCCCGTGACTTCGTGCAGTCCGAATTTGTCGATCAGGGCATGATCGCCGATCTGAATGTGCATTGGGACATAGCCGAAGACGGGATGCCGAAGCCCCATGCCCATGTCATGCTCACCATGCGCGAAGTCGATGAAGACGGCTTCGGCAACAAGGTCCGCGACTGGAACCGCACGGAGATGGTGGAGCGGTGGCGGGAACGCTGGGCGGAGCATGTCAACGAGCGGCTGGCAGAACTCGACATTGACGCGCGCATCGACCATCGCAGCCTTGAGGCGCAGGGCATCGGGCTTGAGCCGCAAAGCCAGATCGGCGCACCGGCGCAGCGGATCGAGGGCGAAGGGATCGAAGCCGCAGACCGCGCCGACATGCACCGCGAGATCGCCCGCAACAACGGCGCGCGGATCATCGCCGATCCATCGGTGGCGCTGGACGCGATCACACATCAGCAATCGACCTTCACACGGCGCGACATGGCGATGTTTGCGCACCGGCACAGCGACGGGATCGAGCAGTTCAACGAGGTGATGGGTGCGATGCGCGGCTCGCCCGATCTGGTCGAATTGGGCCAAGACGGACGCGGTGAGGATCGGTTCACCACCCGCGACATGATCGAGGCGGAACAGCGGCTGCACCGCGCCGCAGAGATGATGGCGGAACGCGAGCGACATGAGGTGAATGACAGGGACCGGGAAGCCGCTTTGGCCCGCGCCGAGCAGCGTGGCCTTGTCCTGTCCGGCGAGCAGGTCGATGCGCTGGCGCATGTCACGGACGGGCGCGATCTTGGCGTAGTCGTCGGCTATGCCGGAACGGGAAAGAGCGCCATGCTTGGCGTTGCCCGCGAGGCTTGGGAGGCGTCAGGCTACGAGGTTCGCGGCGTTGCCCTGTCCGGCATCGCGGCGGAAAATCTGGAAAGCGGGTCGGGCATTGCGTCCCGCACCATCGCCAGCATGGAACATGGCTGGGGACAGGGCCGCGACATGCTCACCAGCCGCGACGTGCTTGTCATCGACGAGGCAGGCATGGTCGGCACGCGGCAATTGGAGCGCGTCCTGTCCCACGCAGCAGAAGTCGGCGCAAAGGTGGTACTGGTCGGCGATCCACAGCAGCTTCAATCCATCGAGGCGGGCGCAGCCTTCCGATCCATCCACGAACGTCACGGCGGCGTCGAAATCCATGAAGTGCGCCGCCAGCGCGAGGGCTGGCAACGCGACGCTACCCGCGATCTGGCGACCGGGAGAACTGGCGATGCAATCCATGCCTATGACGCGCATGACATGGTGCATTCCGCCGAAACCCGCGAACAGGCGCGCGGCGATCTGATCGACAGATGGGACCGCGAGCGGCAGAGCGCACCGGACAGCAGCCGTATCATTCTCACCCATACCAATGCCGAGGTGCGGGAACTCAACGAAGCCGCCCGCGATAGGATGCGGGAGGCGGGCGATCTTGGCGATGACGTGCGTGTTACCGTCGAGCGCGGCGAGCGCAGCTTCGCCGCCGGGGATCGCGTCATGTTCCTGCAAAACGAGCGCGGCCTTGGCGTGAAGAACGGAACGCTCGGGACTATCGAACAGGTCAGCACGCAGAGCATGACCGTGCAGACCGACGATGGCCGTTCCATCGCTTTCGACATGAAGGACTACGACCGCATCGACCACGGCTATGCCGCGACCATCCACAAGGCGCAGGGCATGACGGTGGATCGGACGCATGTGCTGGCAACGCCGGGCATGGACACGCACGGCAGCTATGTCGCCCTGTCGCGGCACCGCGACGGCATGGACCTGCACTATGGCCGCGACGACTTCGCCAGCCAGGACAAGCTCATCAACACCCTGTCGCGCGACCGGGCAAAGGATATGGCGACGGATTACGACCCGGCGCACGGCTACGCCGAGCGGCGCGGTATTGCCCCCCATGCCCATGATGCTGCCGTTGAACAGGTTCACGTCTTGAACAATGCCGTTGACCGGATCGGCGACATCATCTTCAGCGTGCGCGAACCTCGTGGCGGCGCAGAAGGGCCGGAAAGGGAGACGACCGGCAGGGGGATCAGGCAGGAGATCGAGGCGGTGGCGCAGGACGCCGGAATAGATTCGGAGGATGCCTTGCGTCACGCCCGCAGAATAACGCTCATCCGCCATGCCCATGCCGTTGGCCAGGTCTTCGACGCCGAGGATGCCGGGGGCAAGGCCAGCCCCGCGCAATGGGATGAACTGGTCGATGCCCGCAAGGCATTCGATGCGGTGCGTCCCTATGGCTGGCAGGATGCGGAAGCCGCCTATGCCAAGGATGAGAGCCTTGCCCATGAGGCGGGATCGGGCAAGGTCACTCGCGCCATCCGCGCCCTGCAACTCGAAACCGAAATCCGCACCAGCCCGGAGCGCCGCGCGGATCGTTTCGTGGAACGGTTCCGGGACCTCAAACAGACCGGCGAACGGCAATATGCGGCGGGCAACTATTCCGGCTACAGGGCAGCGCGGGCAGAGATGGGCAACATGGCGATGAGTCTGGAACGCGATCCGCAGATGGAATCCCTGCTCGAAGGCCGCAAGAAGCAACTCGGCGTCAGCATGGATTTCGACTCAGGGATGAGGCTCGGGCGGCAACTCGCCCTCAGTCACGGTCTCGGCAGGGGACGGGGCATCGGATTGTAGAGTGCGCCAAGAATAGTGCCACTCGACACCGAGGGCGCGATTGCCAATTTTGTCCCCTTCGCGCGCAGCGCCAACGTATTTCAGCGCGAGGTCGCGGGCTTCTCTTTTTCCCGATACCGCGCAGCGCGCTTACCATTCATATCAAGGTAACGAATCTCGAAAGCGCGCGATTCATGCACGACCTGGCGCCAACTGCCGCATCCATATTTGGCAGGTAGCTGTTCTGGGAACCGCTCGGCAATCCACTTGCCCGCCTCCGTGATAGATGCCCACCCATCGACAGCCAATTCCTTAGCAGCTTCCCGCAAGGCGCGTACGATGCCTGCGGCAGACCAATCCACCTTGCCGTCCGGGGCATTGCCATTGATGACCAAATCCCGAAACTCATTCGAACGGACAAAGGCATCGGCCAGACGCCGACTTTGTTCCATATGTTCTGCCCACCCGCGAAGCTGTTCAAAGTGTTGGTCGATGCGACTGTAGGCAGCGAGCAACGCCTCGTGAGCGCCACGGCATCCCTCCAAGCTCCAGAGGTCGTGCTCTTCGATGAAGTGGTGAACCAAGCTGTTCCGCAGCAGCACCAATTCTCTAAGTTCATTTTCTGTTCGAGCAAAATCTGTGTCGGATAGGCCCAACTGCATCCGAAAACTGAACGAAGCCGTATCCTCAGATGAATTGATCGTGTCCTTGGGTGCGGTCTGATCGCCGTTGACGACAACATACGATCCGAGGAGATCGCCGATCAGTGTGCCGAGTGTCTTGCGCGCGGTCTCCGTTACGCGCGCCGCTCGGATCGCCTCCAGCGCGTGAGGCGGTCCCGATATTTCGTGATGTGCCACGATTGCCTTGATAAGGCGTTCGTACTGTTGCAGTCGCAGTAGGCATCGACCCAGCAATCTCTGTATTTCACGCTGAATCGTTTGCAGCGCATCGTCCGATAATGTTGTCATCGCGCCGCTCGCCCTCTGCTTTACGCGCCTCACCCATCCACATACAGCGCCAGTATCTGCTGGGCGCAAAGCTGCAAAGACCGCGTAGGTGCGAACTCGGCATCAGTCTCGAATCAGGCCGCAGTCTTGGCCGCAGACTCTCCGGCACACGCGGCATTGACCTTGGCAGAGGCCGAGGTTTCAGCCTGTATGGTTTTCCTTTTTACCGCCGTTTCTACGCTACAGCACTACGAACGGTAAATATCTGTTGCGCAATGACAATCCGTTGCTCTGTCTGGTCTCTGCAATCGTCAAAAACAGCCAGCAGGAGGCAGCGCAATTATGCGTCAACCAGACCGTATCATCCGCTTTAACACCGTCCGCGCTCGCACGGGTCTGTCGCGGTCCACCATCTATCGCAAGATCGCCGAAGGCACGTTCCCGGCCCAACTGAAGATCAGCACCAACGGCGCTGGATGGCGAGAATCCGACATCAACCGCTGGATTGCCGATCCCGCCGGGTGGCGGCAACGCTCGCGCAACGAGTTCGACTTCCTCGATGACTATTGACCGCAGGGACGACGACAAGCCGAAGACAACCCGGCACGCCAAACGACCGCCCACGGCGTCGGAGCAGCTTGAGGAATTGCTGGGCTATCCGTGGCCATTCCCCGGCAGGCCGCCCAAGCACGACCTCAGCACATGGACCGTCACCGATGACTGGCCCGATCCCGTTCCGGTCACGGAAGCTGAAATCGAGGTGTTCGAGCGATGGTTCGGCGATCTGTTCGATGAACTCTTTGGCCCGGACAGTTGAGCCTTTTCTCGTTGCGAAGTGAGTTATAGTGTGGTACATATGCCCATCGTTGGAGTGAACCCGTGATCATAGGCTTTCGGGACGAATGGCTTCGGGCCTTCTTTGTGGACGATGTTCGTTCTCGAAACATCCCGCCCGATCTTGAGGCCCGTTTGTTCCGCAAGCTCCAGATGATCGACGACGCCGTGACCGATCAGGACTTACGCGTGCCGCCCAGCAATCACTTTGAGAAGCTGCGCGGCAATCTGGCGGGTTTCCATTCGATCCGCGTCAACCAGCAATGGCGGTTGATCTTCCGCTGGGATGGCGAGCGCGGCGAGGCGGGCGGGATTTATCTGGACGATCACAGCTACCGATGAAAGCGAGGCGACCATGCTGACCACCAAGCGCAAGCCGGCGACTGTCGGCGAGATATTGACCGAAGAGTTCATGCAGCCGATGGGGCTGACGCAGGGCGCGCTCGCCGAAGCGATGGGCGTCCAGCGCAAGCACGTCAACGAACTATGCGGCAATCGCAGGAACGTGACGGCGGCGACGGCGCTGATCCTCGCCCGCGTGTTCGGCACCAGCCCGGACTTCTGGCTCAACGTCCAGCGGCGCAGCGATCTTTGGGAAGTGATGAACACGCCCAAGGAGCGCGAGCGGGTTGAGCGCGCGCGCCCGTTACAGAACGCCGCCTGAGCGCGGCCAACGGTCCACCAGTTTGGGCCGAGCCACAATTGAGAAGGAGACATTGCCATGACCATACCGCTGCGCGCCGCCCTTTACCTGCGCGTTTCGACGGCGCGGCAGGCCGAGCATGATGTTTCCATTCCCGACCAGAAGCGTCAGGGCGAAGCCTATTGCGAGGCGCGCAACCTGCAACTGGTCGAAACCTTCATCGAACCCGGCGCATCGGCGACCAACGACCGCCGACCCGAATTCCAGCGCATGATCGAGGCGGGCACGTCGAAGCCCGCGCCCTTCGATGTGGTTGTGGTCCATTCGTTCAGCCGCTTCTTCCGCGATCACTTCGAGCTTGAGTTCTATGTTCGCAAGCTCGCCAAGAACGGCGTGAAGC is a window encoding:
- a CDS encoding DUF1156 domain-containing protein, with product MTVTVKPPKKLIEVALPLDAINESAAREKSIRHGHPSTLHLWWARRPLAAARAVIFAQMVNDPSWKWELEHPGEIPPNNIKASWAASRNRLFAIIKDLVKWENTTNEAVLQKARAEIRKSWRETCELNKAHPQAAELFDPEKLPAFHDPFAGGGALPLEAQRLGLESYASDLNPVAVLINKAMIEIPPKFAGRPPVNPEARASRDAWSKQWEGAQGLAEDVRYYGQWMREQAQKHIGHLYPPVEITSDMAKERPDLKPLIGQKLTVIAWIWARTVKSPNPAFRHVDVPLASTFVLSSKEGKQSYVQPIIDGDKYHFAVKVGRPPAGAKEGTTAGKRAAFRCLMSGVPVDYNHIRSEGKAGRMGTRLMAIVAEGARGRVYLSPSPQHEIAAAKAQPEWRPDMPLPDNPRDFKTPNYGLSTFGELFTSRQLVALTTFGDLVVASRNKIIEDAHAAGLNDDGVGLDVGGAGARAYAESVAVYLAFSIDKSADYWSTICTWHSSKELIRNTFGRQAIPITWDYVETNVFSDSTGNVSSGIEWAQKAIVNFPAKPDGHATQADAQRQSISLRKIISTDPPYYDNIGYADLSDFFYIWLRRSLRQVFPELFATLAVPKAEELVATPYRHGSKERAETFFLNGMTQAMQQLCEQAHPSSPVTIYYAFKQSETETAEGTSSTGWETFLDAVIRSGFALTGTWPMRTELENRMIGSGTNALASSIVLVCRARPAAAETVSRRAFLRELNQVLPEALDEMTRGSGDDRSPVAPVDLSQAIIGPGMAVFSKYAAVLEADGTPMTVQTALRLINRFLAEDDFDHDSQFCLHWFEQYGWKEGRFGEADTLARAKGTSVDGVKQSGVLFAAGGVVRLLKWAEYPTDWNPLGDERLPVWEALHHLIRIFKAEGESGAGKVLAAVAAKAEATRQLSYRLYTLCERAGWAEDARAYNEIITSWSAIESAAAAAPKAHQGELFG
- a CDS encoding ATP-binding protein, with translation MKPWREVAVPHQDVLEGTFQQSEFAADITAVNTGKASREYQDAGAFFDRTFITEGMALLLTQVAQRLAGRGGEPVVQLQTAFGGGKTHTMLAVYHLATRKCALSDLAGIPALVDRAGLMDVPQARVAVLDGTAHAPGQPWKRGSQTVKTLWGEIAWQFGGADAFALVAEADATGTSPGKDVLRELLERHAPCVVLIDELVAYIRQFPESQAISGGSYDSNLSFVQALTEAVKLVPRAIVLASLPESDLEAGSQRGVTALRALEKTFGRVQALWKPVATEEAFEIVRRRLFEPVRDEKAREAVCRAFADAYIAEGVKLPADTQERRYYERLLHAYPIHPEVFDRLYEDWTTIDGFQRTRGVLKLMAKVIYRLWKDDNKDLLIMPGSLPLHDGSSRNELTYYLPAGWDAVIERDIDGDRAETTALENKEPRFGQLGAARRIARTVFLGSAPSSVASKVATRGLDRAHIVLGCLQPGQAASVYADALGRLADRLHYLNSSGDKSQDATRFWFDTRANLRREMEDRKRRFDDRTEVRGKIAEALKKTVGNATSFDGVHIFTPHGDVPDDTALRLLVLPPETWYAREENRLAFEAVLEIIGKNGSKPRYRSNRLLFLAPDHGALSRLNDATRVALAWGSIVEDVKEGRLNIDLLQKNQAEKELKSAEDALPRVVRECYKWLLCPMQDAPADPKPGIEAFALNTTGGSIGGEIERVCTDNELVITTWSPIHLRAKLKELYWKGGQNAASAAGFFEDTLRYLYLPRLKTQDVLAQAIRAGAASKDFFGTAYGEVDGKFEGFSFGGGNVVFDDTLLLIEPQSAQAYEDANRSAPSPAAQAAATTPTASGVAEGPSVYVPNGEGMSPGPVTTAPTPAAAKPKTFYGSAEVPPATAKMRLVQIAEEIVSVLTSDPNATVRLVVEISAEFPDGAGDGVRRAVSENARSLGLKSADWE
- a CDS encoding conjugal transfer protein TraD, which codes for MRSWQIERRKRTRHLIELGGLVVKAGIVDLTSDDRAMIYGAMIWMAKKLNSEDGERARGTWTKLGKMAFEMERPANPNDRVQPQPDRA
- a CDS encoding conjugal transfer protein TraD — encoded protein: MRKLRDYDAELKALEDKARELKARKVEQLGELVIATGADSLTADELAGALVALVETTDTGKRETWAKRGAAFFRSKSRRTASAPDRDTGGAQAQSGGAQPASGATGAA
- the traA gene encoding Ti-type conjugative transfer relaxase TraA, with amino-acid sequence MAIYHLHVKVIGRKAGSSAVASAAYRSGSRLRDERIDRVQDFSNKRGVVHSEIMLPEAAPEHLGDRERLWNDVEAFEVRKDAQLAREVEFAIPREMTQAQGIELARDFVQSEFVDQGMIADLNVHWDIAEDGMPKPHAHVMLTMREVDEDGFGNKVRDWNRTEMVERWRERWAEHVNERLAELDIDARIDHRSLEAQGIGLEPQSQIGAPAQRIEGEGIEAADRADMHREIARNNGARIIADPSVALDAITHQQSTFTRRDMAMFAHRHSDGIEQFNEVMGAMRGSPDLVELGQDGRGEDRFTTRDMIEAEQRLHRAAEMMAERERHEVNDRDREAALARAEQRGLVLSGEQVDALAHVTDGRDLGVVVGYAGTGKSAMLGVAREAWEASGYEVRGVALSGIAAENLESGSGIASRTIASMEHGWGQGRDMLTSRDVLVIDEAGMVGTRQLERVLSHAAEVGAKVVLVGDPQQLQSIEAGAAFRSIHERHGGVEIHEVRRQREGWQRDATRDLATGRTGDAIHAYDAHDMVHSAETREQARGDLIDRWDRERQSAPDSSRIILTHTNAEVRELNEAARDRMREAGDLGDDVRVTVERGERSFAAGDRVMFLQNERGLGVKNGTLGTIEQVSTQSMTVQTDDGRSIAFDMKDYDRIDHGYAATIHKAQGMTVDRTHVLATPGMDTHGSYVALSRHRDGMDLHYGRDDFASQDKLINTLSRDRAKDMATDYDPAHGYAERRGIAPHAHDAAVEQVHVLNNAVDRIGDIIFSVREPRGGAEGPERETTGRGIRQEIEAVAQDAGIDSEDALRHARRITLIRHAHAVGQVFDAEDAGGKASPAQWDELVDARKAFDAVRPYGWQDAEAAYAKDESLAHEAGSGKVTRAIRALQLETEIRTSPERRADRFVERFRDLKQTGERQYAAGNYSGYRAARAEMGNMAMSLERDPQMESLLEGRKKQLGVSMDFDSGMRLGRQLALSHGLGRGRGIGL
- a CDS encoding OST-HTH/LOTUS domain-containing protein produces the protein MKAIVAHHEISGPPHALEAIRAARVTETARKTLGTLIGDLLGSYVVVNGDQTAPKDTINSSEDTASFSFRMQLGLSDTDFARTENELRELVLLRNSLVHHFIEEHDLWSLEGCRGAHEALLAAYSRIDQHFEQLRGWAEHMEQSRRLADAFVRSNEFRDLVINGNAPDGKVDWSAAGIVRALREAAKELAVDGWASITEAGKWIAERFPEQLPAKYGCGSWRQVVHESRAFEIRYLDMNGKRAARYREKEKPATSR
- a CDS encoding AlpA family phage regulatory protein — its product is MRQPDRIIRFNTVRARTGLSRSTIYRKIAEGTFPAQLKISTNGAGWRESDINRWIADPAGWRQRSRNEFDFLDDY
- a CDS encoding type II toxin-antitoxin system RelE/ParE family toxin, with amino-acid sequence MIIGFRDEWLRAFFVDDVRSRNIPPDLEARLFRKLQMIDDAVTDQDLRVPPSNHFEKLRGNLAGFHSIRVNQQWRLIFRWDGERGEAGGIYLDDHSYR
- a CDS encoding HigA family addiction module antidote protein — translated: MLTTKRKPATVGEILTEEFMQPMGLTQGALAEAMGVQRKHVNELCGNRRNVTAATALILARVFGTSPDFWLNVQRRSDLWEVMNTPKERERVERARPLQNAA